From one Kiritimatiellia bacterium genomic stretch:
- the icd gene encoding isocitrate dehydrogenase (NADP(+)), whose protein sequence is MQAKNNAEKIRFENIAGKCKVPDHPVIPFIEGDGTGPDIWKASVRVFDAAVEKAYGGKRKIAWKEALAGEKAFRRVGTWLPEETVAAFNDYLVGIKGPLTTPIGGGHRSLNVALRQQLDLFVCLRPVRWFEGVPSPVKCPGKVNMIVFRENTEDVYAGLEVPAGSQEAARLIGFLKKEYGWNIRADSGLGIKPISEAASKRLIRAAFEYAVKNNRRSVTLVHKGNIQKFTEGAFKAWGYDVAREYEGKVAVRDVIADIFFQQALTRPEEFDVIATMNLNGDYMSDALAAQVGGIGIAPGANINYETGCAVFEATHGTAPKYAGQDKVNPGSVILSGEMMFRYMGWIEAADLIIAGISRAIKNKTVTYDFHRLMENATLLKCSEFGGEIIRNM, encoded by the coding sequence ATGCAGGCAAAAAATAATGCTGAAAAAATACGGTTTGAAAATATTGCCGGAAAATGCAAAGTCCCCGATCATCCTGTTATTCCCTTCATTGAAGGCGACGGCACGGGGCCGGATATCTGGAAGGCGTCGGTCCGAGTGTTTGATGCGGCCGTGGAAAAAGCGTACGGCGGCAAGCGCAAGATAGCCTGGAAAGAGGCGCTGGCCGGCGAAAAGGCCTTTCGCCGGGTGGGCACATGGCTGCCCGAGGAAACGGTTGCGGCTTTTAATGATTACCTGGTGGGAATCAAGGGGCCTTTGACAACGCCGATCGGCGGCGGCCACCGCAGTCTGAATGTGGCCTTGCGCCAGCAGCTTGACTTGTTTGTCTGCCTGCGTCCCGTGCGCTGGTTTGAAGGCGTGCCGAGTCCGGTCAAATGTCCGGGAAAAGTGAACATGATCGTGTTCCGTGAAAACACGGAGGATGTTTACGCCGGACTGGAAGTGCCGGCGGGGAGCCAGGAGGCCGCGCGGCTGATTGGTTTTCTCAAGAAGGAATACGGCTGGAACATCCGCGCCGATTCGGGGCTGGGAATAAAACCGATCAGCGAGGCGGCCAGCAAGCGCTTAATCCGCGCGGCCTTTGAGTATGCCGTTAAAAATAACCGCCGCAGCGTTACGCTTGTGCACAAGGGCAACATCCAGAAATTCACCGAGGGCGCCTTCAAGGCCTGGGGCTATGACGTGGCGCGGGAATACGAGGGAAAAGTCGCGGTCAGGGATGTTATTGCCGACATATTTTTCCAGCAGGCGCTCACCCGGCCCGAGGAATTTGACGTGATTGCCACCATGAACCTCAACGGCGATTATATGTCCGACGCGCTCGCGGCGCAGGTCGGCGGGATCGGCATCGCGCCGGGGGCGAACATCAATTATGAGACCGGTTGCGCCGTTTTTGAGGCCACCCACGGCACCGCCCCGAAATACGCCGGCCAGGACAAGGTCAATCCCGGCTCGGTGATCCTCTCCGGGGAAATGATGTTCAGGTACATGGGCTGGATTGAGGCGGCCGACCTGATTATTGCGGGCATCAGCCGCGCAATCAAGAACAAGACGGTTACCTATGACTTTCACCGCCTCATGGAAAACGCCACGTTGTTGAAATGTTCCGAGTTCGGCGGAGAAATCATAAGGAACATGTGA
- a CDS encoding glycosyltransferase family 1 protein: protein MKIGIDARWIFNETSGIGVYTAELARHLAQIDKRNQYVLFFRDGGLMNTIMAGIKPCGAENFTGHLLDFGVFSVKNQFVMPALIRKLGLDLFHSTNYMIPMLSFPRDCCGAPACVINIHDLIPLVLPEAAPRALKAKFPPLYRWVMKEVAARSSLIITGSQSSRGDIINLLRCRPERVAAIPDGVSASFRPPETGVPPSTYPRRLRQKKIVLWVGRRDPYKNLAGLVRAFSILRSNYAGPLELRLVGPDDSRYPEAPRSVVALGLADAVRWVGHVSAEELVREYQNADVFVMPSRYEGFGLPVLEAFACGTPVICSNRSSLPEICGSAALQVDPDDAAALADAMRRVLTDFSLADGMTERGIRQAAGYTWLETARRTLQAYEQVAMVQE, encoded by the coding sequence ATGAAAATAGGAATTGACGCGCGTTGGATTTTCAATGAAACGTCCGGAATCGGCGTTTATACCGCCGAGTTGGCGCGTCATCTGGCACAAATTGACAAGCGGAACCAATATGTCCTCTTTTTCCGCGACGGCGGCCTGATGAACACGATCATGGCCGGAATCAAACCCTGCGGTGCGGAGAATTTTACGGGGCATCTTCTGGATTTCGGCGTCTTTTCAGTCAAAAATCAATTCGTCATGCCGGCGCTTATCAGGAAGCTCGGCCTGGACCTGTTTCATTCAACCAATTACATGATTCCGATGCTGTCCTTTCCCCGAGATTGTTGCGGCGCTCCGGCTTGCGTGATAAACATCCACGACCTTATTCCCCTGGTTTTACCGGAGGCCGCCCCGCGCGCTCTCAAGGCAAAATTTCCTCCGCTCTACCGCTGGGTGATGAAAGAAGTGGCCGCGCGGAGCAGCCTGATCATCACCGGCAGCCAGTCTTCGCGCGGTGACATAATCAATCTGCTGCGCTGCCGCCCGGAGCGCGTCGCGGCAATTCCAGACGGAGTTTCGGCGAGCTTTCGTCCGCCTGAAACGGGCGTTCCGCCGTCAACCTATCCCCGCCGCCTGCGGCAAAAAAAGATCGTTCTCTGGGTCGGCCGCCGCGACCCTTATAAAAACCTGGCCGGCCTGGTCCGGGCGTTTTCCATCCTGCGCTCAAATTACGCCGGGCCGCTTGAACTGCGCCTGGTTGGGCCGGATGATTCCCGGTATCCGGAGGCTCCCCGGAGCGTCGTTGCGCTCGGCCTTGCGGATGCGGTCAGATGGGTTGGCCATGTTTCCGCGGAGGAACTGGTCCGCGAATATCAGAATGCCGACGTGTTTGTCATGCCGTCGCGTTACGAGGGGTTTGGGCTGCCCGTTCTTGAGGCTTTTGCCTGCGGCACGCCGGTGATCTGCAGCAACAGGAGCTCTTTGCCAGAAATATGCGGTTCCGCCGCTCTCCAGGTTGACCCGGATGACGCCGCCGCGCTTGCGGACGCGATGCGGCGCGTGTTGACGGATTTCAGCCTGGCCGACGGCATGACGGAGCGCGGCATTCGCCAGGCGGCCGGATACACCTGGCTTGAAACCGCCCGGCGGACTCTCCAAGCTTATGAACAGGTTGCGATGGTTCAAGAATGA
- a CDS encoding KamA family radical SAM protein: protein MRAQNNFPLKHNRHWHDWRWQMVNRIANPACLADWIEIHPKQLAALKTAAARYPFCVTPYYFSLCHPGDKRDPVLRQFLPDIRELADKDTPADPLGEKAYEPVPGLIHRYRNRVVVLVTNNCAVRCRHCTRKNSLNRSPAENIESRLPQILKYIRRKKKIREVILSGGDPLLLETAVLDGVMAELTAIKHVEVLRIGTRAPVVLPMRIDAELCACLAKHRPLWINTQFNHPREITAEAEKACRSLQQSGLPVSNQTVLLRGVNDSLPVLAKLFNNLQRIMVRPYYAFRCDPVRGVRHFITRKSASAELSARLRQTLGGLSMPLFVADLPGRKSKIPLECARRRETPRAGTTPEITCSL, encoded by the coding sequence ATGCGCGCGCAAAACAATTTTCCGCTGAAACATAACCGCCATTGGCATGACTGGCGCTGGCAGATGGTAAACCGGATTGCAAACCCAGCCTGTCTGGCGGATTGGATTGAGATTCACCCGAAACAGCTGGCCGCTTTAAAAACGGCGGCGGCGCGCTATCCTTTTTGCGTAACGCCGTATTATTTCTCCCTGTGCCATCCCGGCGACAAACGCGACCCGGTCCTGCGCCAGTTTCTGCCCGACATCCGCGAACTGGCGGATAAAGACACGCCGGCGGACCCGCTCGGCGAAAAGGCGTACGAACCCGTGCCCGGCCTGATTCACCGTTACCGCAACCGCGTGGTCGTTCTGGTCACGAACAATTGCGCGGTGCGCTGCCGGCATTGCACACGAAAAAACAGCCTTAACCGTTCCCCGGCGGAAAACATTGAGAGCCGCCTGCCGCAAATCCTGAAATACATCCGCCGGAAGAAGAAAATCCGGGAAGTAATCCTCTCGGGCGGCGACCCGCTTCTGCTGGAAACCGCCGTATTGGACGGGGTTATGGCGGAACTGACCGCGATCAAGCACGTGGAAGTTCTGCGGATCGGGACCCGCGCGCCGGTGGTTTTGCCGATGCGGATTGACGCTGAATTGTGCGCCTGCCTGGCAAAGCACCGGCCGCTCTGGATAAACACCCAGTTCAACCATCCGCGCGAAATTACCGCGGAAGCGGAAAAAGCGTGCCGTTCTCTTCAGCAATCCGGCCTGCCGGTCTCCAACCAGACGGTTCTCCTGCGGGGCGTCAATGATTCTCTGCCGGTCCTGGCAAAGCTGTTTAACAATCTGCAGCGCATCATGGTCCGGCCCTATTACGCCTTTCGTTGCGACCCGGTCCGCGGCGTCCGGCATTTCATCACGCGCAAATCCGCAAGCGCTGAATTATCGGCGCGCCTGAGACAGACCCTGGGGGGATTGAGCATGCCGTTGTTTGTGGCCGACCTTCCCGGACGGAAAAGCAAAATCCCGCTGGAATGCGCACGGCGCCGAGAAACACCCCGCGCCGGAACGACACCGGAAATCACATGTTCCTTATGA
- a CDS encoding glycosyltransferase family 1 protein — protein sequence MKICVDIQAAVAQGAGVGRYTRLLAENLSGIAGSDRLSFFYFDFMRRGLSSPLPGSRAVRWCPGRLAQSCWKRMDWPPYDWFAGRADVYHFTNFIIPPLSGGKKAVTIYDASFLRCPEFTESRNLAFLSAKISDTVKRADAIITISHFSAAELACFFPQARGRIHVIYPGVAQQAPPAIQNRPKMAEPPYILTVGTIEPRKNIAFLVEIFEKMRAFKGRLVIAGRLGWKYSPILERLRASPRAADIRLLENVNDGELASLYAGAEAFVFPSLYEGFGFPPLEAAACGAPVVSSAAGSLREVLGNGALLIDKYDAGQWAEAVMGIINDVSRRRALVDRGRLQAARYTWAETARKTMELYRSLA from the coding sequence TTGAAAATCTGCGTTGATATCCAGGCGGCGGTTGCCCAGGGCGCGGGCGTCGGGCGTTACACGCGGCTCCTGGCTGAAAACCTGTCCGGGATAGCGGGGAGCGACCGGTTGTCCTTTTTTTATTTTGATTTCATGCGGCGGGGATTATCGTCGCCTTTGCCCGGCAGCCGCGCGGTGCGCTGGTGTCCGGGACGGCTTGCGCAGTCCTGCTGGAAACGGATGGACTGGCCGCCTTATGACTGGTTCGCGGGCAGGGCCGACGTGTATCATTTTACCAACTTCATCATCCCCCCCCTTTCCGGCGGAAAAAAAGCGGTGACGATTTATGACGCCAGTTTCCTGCGCTGTCCGGAATTCACCGAGAGCCGCAATCTCGCCTTTTTGAGCGCCAAAATCAGCGACACGGTTAAAAGGGCCGACGCCATCATCACTATTTCGCATTTCAGCGCCGCGGAACTTGCCTGTTTTTTTCCGCAGGCCCGGGGCCGAATCCATGTGATTTATCCCGGGGTCGCGCAACAAGCGCCGCCGGCGATTCAAAACCGCCCTAAAATGGCTGAGCCGCCGTATATCCTTACGGTCGGCACGATTGAACCGCGTAAAAACATCGCCTTTTTGGTGGAAATTTTTGAAAAAATGCGGGCATTCAAAGGGCGGCTGGTCATTGCCGGACGGCTTGGATGGAAATATTCTCCGATTCTTGAACGCCTCCGCGCTTCACCGCGCGCGGCCGACATCCGCCTGCTGGAGAATGTAAATGACGGCGAATTGGCTTCCCTTTATGCCGGGGCCGAGGCGTTTGTTTTTCCTTCGCTTTACGAGGGGTTTGGTTTCCCGCCGCTGGAGGCCGCGGCCTGCGGCGCGCCGGTGGTCTCCTCCGCGGCGGGCTCCTTGCGGGAAGTTCTGGGAAATGGAGCGCTCCTGATTGACAAATACGACGCCGGACAATGGGCCGAGGCGGTAATGGGGATTATCAACGACGTCTCCCGCCGCCGGGCGCTGGTTGACCGGGGCCGCCTTCAGGCCGCCCGCTACACATGGGCGGAAACCGCAAGGAAAACCATGGAGCTTTACCGGAGTTTGGCCTGA
- the amrA gene encoding AmmeMemoRadiSam system protein A: MKKITAVTLIALAGMAVCRADNGTNAAAASPRREEAQMKIIERCSGAWRPNLSEKEKNTLFAVARDTLRWCVEQKGGKFPMEKYELTPKLKIATATFVTLKTRGELRGCIGSLAPSEPLYLSVHQNAINAALHDYRFQPVTAGELDSISVDVSILSPIRDIPSLDEFKLGAQGIIMSKGMARSVFLPEVALEQKWTKEETCTHLALKAGLEPDAWKKNTRFQVFESVVLSRAGEE, translated from the coding sequence ATGAAAAAAATTACGGCGGTAACGTTGATCGCGCTGGCGGGCATGGCCGTCTGCCGGGCGGACAACGGAACGAATGCGGCCGCGGCATCGCCGCGGCGGGAGGAGGCACAGATGAAGATAATTGAACGTTGCAGCGGCGCCTGGCGGCCCAATCTTTCCGAAAAGGAAAAGAACACGCTCTTTGCCGTTGCCCGGGACACCCTGCGCTGGTGCGTGGAGCAAAAAGGCGGGAAATTTCCGATGGAAAAATACGAGCTCACGCCGAAACTGAAGATTGCCACGGCCACTTTTGTAACGCTTAAAACAAGGGGTGAACTGCGCGGATGCATCGGCTCGCTGGCGCCTTCCGAGCCGCTTTATCTTTCCGTCCATCAAAACGCAATTAATGCCGCCCTGCATGACTATCGTTTTCAGCCGGTTACGGCCGGCGAATTGGATTCCATTTCGGTGGATGTTTCCATCTTGAGCCCTATCCGCGACATTCCTTCGCTGGATGAATTCAAACTGGGTGCGCAGGGAATCATCATGAGCAAGGGCATGGCCCGGTCGGTCTTTTTGCCGGAAGTCGCCCTTGAGCAGAAATGGACCAAGGAGGAAACTTGCACGCATCTGGCGTTGAAGGCCGGGCTTGAGCCGGATGCCTGGAAAAAAAATACCCGTTTCCAGGTGTTTGAGAGCGTGGTGCTCTCGCGCGCGGGGGAGGAATAG
- a CDS encoding rhomboid family intramembrane serine protease has protein sequence MYYQSFNGFMRGILTPSVRFLLAATGVVFLVQLLVDPLLGGRVTLLFSLSWAGIKHFLFWQLATYIFMHGGLLHLILNMLGLFFFGPETERALGSKQFMMLYLACGVLGGLGWLLFTSSHTAAICLGASGAVFGILGAFAALFPNRPVTILVFFVLPVTMKARSLAIALAVFTLLATISQPGNIAYAAHLAGGLAGYFYIVLFHAGKNFVRPTLRQMANDLLWRWHRRKFKVMRGDAHGFDDADDFPTNDEVNAVLEKISRYGIKSLTPREHEILKRASRARRPENRGWRRE, from the coding sequence ATGTATTATCAATCTTTCAACGGATTTATGCGCGGGATACTGACGCCGTCCGTGCGGTTTCTGCTGGCGGCCACCGGCGTCGTTTTCCTGGTCCAGTTGCTCGTTGATCCCCTGCTCGGCGGCCGGGTCACTTTGCTTTTCAGCCTGAGCTGGGCCGGAATTAAACATTTTCTGTTCTGGCAGCTTGCCACTTATATTTTCATGCACGGCGGGCTTTTGCATCTCATCCTGAACATGCTGGGCCTTTTCTTTTTCGGCCCGGAGACCGAGCGCGCGCTCGGTTCAAAACAGTTCATGATGCTCTACCTGGCCTGCGGGGTCCTGGGCGGCCTTGGCTGGCTGCTGTTTACCAGCAGCCACACGGCGGCAATCTGCCTGGGCGCTTCCGGCGCCGTTTTCGGAATTTTAGGCGCTTTTGCCGCCCTTTTTCCCAACCGCCCCGTAACGATTTTGGTGTTTTTTGTCCTGCCGGTAACCATGAAGGCCCGTTCGCTGGCGATTGCCCTGGCCGTGTTCACATTGCTGGCCACAATCAGCCAGCCGGGCAATATCGCTTATGCCGCCCATCTCGCCGGGGGGCTGGCCGGTTATTTTTATATCGTCCTGTTTCATGCCGGCAAAAATTTTGTCCGCCCCACCTTGCGTCAGATGGCCAACGATTTGCTCTGGCGCTGGCACCGGCGCAAATTCAAAGTCATGCGCGGCGATGCTCACGGGTTTGACGATGCGGATGATTTTCCGACGAATGACGAAGTGAACGCCGTGCTTGAAAAAATCAGCAGATATGGCATAAAGAGCCTGACGCCGCGCGAACACGAAATATTGAAACGCGCCAGCCGCGCGCGACGGCCGGAAAACAGAGGTTGGCGGCGCGAATGA
- a CDS encoding TrpB-like pyridoxal phosphate-dependent enzyme — translation MNKRISRAENTVKIFLDEKDMPRQWYNIQADLPHPLPPPVDKNGKPIGPDALAPVFPMNLIEQEVSAQRWIDIPEEVMEKLLLWRPTPLCRARAFEKALGTPARIYYKNEGWSPAGSHKTNTAVPQAYYNRAFGIKRLTTETGAGQWGSALSFACQLFGLVCKVYMVKISFEQKPLRKMMMNVWGAECVASPSSQTKSGREILAKNPDTPGSLAIAISEAIEDAVTSQDTRYALGSVLNHVLLHQTIIGLEAQKQMKMIAEYPDVVIGCVGGGSNFAGIAFPFICDKIHGKEVRLVAVEPAACPTLTRGPFVYDSGDVAMMTPLLAMHSLGHGFVPRPIHAGGLRYHGMAPLVSHVRREGLIEACALQQMECYKTALLWANTEGFIPAPETAHAIAAAAREAAKAKEEGKERVILMNWSGHGLMDLTGYAAYQAGKLSDAELPEKDLQNSLKILEGLPTPPAL, via the coding sequence ATGAACAAGCGGATCAGTCGCGCCGAAAACACGGTAAAAATCTTTCTGGACGAAAAAGACATGCCGCGCCAGTGGTATAACATCCAGGCCGACCTGCCCCACCCTCTCCCGCCGCCGGTGGATAAAAACGGCAAGCCGATCGGCCCCGACGCGCTCGCCCCGGTTTTCCCCATGAACCTCATTGAACAGGAAGTCAGCGCCCAGCGCTGGATTGACATACCGGAAGAGGTCATGGAAAAGCTCCTCTTGTGGAGGCCCACGCCCCTCTGCCGCGCGCGCGCATTTGAAAAGGCGCTCGGCACGCCCGCGAGAATTTATTACAAAAACGAGGGTTGGTCGCCGGCCGGCAGCCATAAAACCAACACGGCCGTTCCACAGGCATATTACAACCGGGCGTTCGGCATCAAGCGGTTGACAACCGAAACCGGAGCCGGCCAGTGGGGCAGCGCGCTTTCATTCGCCTGCCAGCTTTTCGGCCTCGTTTGCAAGGTTTACATGGTTAAAATCAGCTTTGAACAAAAACCCTTGCGCAAAATGATGATGAATGTCTGGGGGGCGGAATGCGTTGCCAGCCCCAGCAGCCAGACCAAGTCCGGACGCGAAATACTCGCAAAAAACCCCGACACCCCCGGCAGCCTGGCAATCGCCATCAGCGAAGCCATTGAAGACGCCGTCACTTCCCAAGACACCCGTTACGCGCTCGGCAGTGTGCTCAACCACGTGCTCCTGCATCAGACCATCATCGGGCTTGAGGCACAGAAACAGATGAAAATGATCGCGGAATACCCGGATGTCGTCATCGGCTGCGTGGGCGGCGGCTCCAATTTCGCCGGCATCGCTTTCCCGTTCATCTGCGACAAAATCCACGGCAAAGAAGTCCGTCTTGTCGCGGTTGAGCCGGCGGCCTGCCCGACCCTTACCCGCGGTCCGTTTGTCTATGATTCCGGCGACGTCGCCATGATGACGCCGCTCCTTGCCATGCACAGCCTGGGACACGGCTTCGTGCCCCGTCCAATCCATGCCGGCGGACTCCGTTACCACGGCATGGCCCCGCTGGTCAGCCACGTCAGGCGCGAAGGTCTCATTGAAGCGTGCGCTCTCCAACAGATGGAATGCTATAAAACGGCGCTCTTATGGGCCAACACGGAAGGATTTATCCCGGCCCCGGAAACGGCTCACGCCATCGCGGCGGCCGCCCGGGAAGCCGCGAAAGCCAAAGAGGAAGGGAAAGAAAGGGTCATTTTAATGAATTGGTCCGGGCACGGCCTCATGGACCTGACCGGATATGCCGCGTATCAAGCCGGAAAATTGTCCGACGCCGAACTTCCGGAAAAAGATCTGCAAAATTCACTGAAAATATTGGAAGGACTGCCAACCCCGCCGGCGCTGTGA
- a CDS encoding MarC family protein: protein MGIATFAGVFFPLLVVLDPIGTTAIFAALSAETAKAAKKKMVLQALATALILGLVFTFFGHVLLKAIGIEVADLQIAGGIVLLWMSLQDIVRDKTEEAVKLTEQFGVVPLGTPLIIGPGAITTLLMHSRPDTPFWGCLPEFWPVLAALAANLVIIGICLFAAEWLIQKLGRSVAMAVSKVFMLILAAYAVMMIRYGVLAIAPAFAGQ, encoded by the coding sequence ATGGGCATCGCAACCTTTGCCGGCGTTTTTTTTCCCCTGCTGGTAGTCCTGGACCCGATCGGGACCACCGCGATTTTTGCGGCGCTTTCGGCCGAGACAGCCAAGGCAGCCAAAAAAAAGATGGTCTTGCAGGCGCTGGCAACGGCCCTGATCCTCGGCCTGGTTTTCACTTTCTTCGGCCATGTCCTCCTGAAAGCCATCGGCATTGAAGTGGCCGATTTGCAAATTGCCGGCGGAATTGTTCTCCTCTGGATGTCATTGCAGGACATAGTGCGCGACAAGACCGAGGAAGCCGTGAAATTGACCGAACAGTTCGGGGTCGTCCCGCTCGGCACGCCGCTCATCATCGGGCCGGGCGCGATTACGACGCTCCTCATGCACAGCCGTCCCGATACTCCCTTCTGGGGCTGTCTGCCGGAATTCTGGCCGGTCCTGGCGGCGCTGGCCGCCAACCTGGTGATTATCGGCATTTGTCTCTTCGCGGCCGAATGGCTGATACAAAAACTGGGGCGGTCGGTCGCCATGGCGGTTTCAAAAGTGTTCATGCTCATCCTGGCCGCTTATGCGGTCATGATGATCCGCTACGGCGTCCTGGCAATCGCGCCCGCATTTGCCGGCCAATAA
- a CDS encoding glycosyltransferase: MIDGTQIKVVLAHDWLTGMRGGERVLEYLCRMFPRAPIYTLVYNPAAVSDVINRHPVKTSWLQKIPGAFKYYRSFLPFFPGAIEGLRVEEPADLVISLSHCVAKGLIPPAGARHLCYCFTPMRYAWVFYGEYFGSNPLKKATLAPVLRRLRQWDKASSARVDSFVTLSEHVRKRIGDFYNREAAVVYPPVDLSFWKPAGGAPAGRPGDYDLVVSALVPYKRIDIAVRAYTQSGFPLKIAGGGPESRKLKRLAGKNIVFLGRVTDGQLLELYRNCRALVFPGEEDFGIVPVEAQACGRPVVAYARGGALETVADGATGVFFEQQDEKSLLAAVEKCAAARWDAEVIRANAARFSGQNFIAGLRANIMKCLEG; this comes from the coding sequence ATGATTGACGGGACACAGATAAAAGTCGTGCTTGCGCATGACTGGTTGACTGGCATGCGCGGCGGCGAGCGCGTGCTGGAATACCTCTGCCGGATGTTTCCGCGCGCGCCGATTTACACTCTTGTTTATAATCCGGCCGCCGTTTCGGACGTTATCAACCGCCACCCGGTGAAAACTTCCTGGCTTCAGAAAATTCCGGGCGCTTTTAAATATTACCGCAGTTTTCTGCCGTTTTTTCCCGGCGCCATTGAGGGGTTGCGGGTTGAAGAACCCGCCGATCTTGTCATCAGTCTTTCGCATTGCGTCGCCAAGGGGCTGATTCCGCCGGCCGGCGCGCGCCATTTGTGTTATTGTTTCACGCCCATGCGTTACGCCTGGGTTTTTTACGGCGAATATTTCGGGAGCAATCCGCTCAAAAAAGCAACGCTCGCGCCGGTCCTGCGGCGTCTCCGCCAATGGGATAAAGCCAGCTCGGCGCGGGTGGATTCTTTTGTTACGCTCAGCGAACACGTCCGGAAAAGAATCGGGGATTTTTACAACCGCGAGGCCGCCGTGGTCTATCCGCCCGTTGATCTCTCGTTCTGGAAGCCGGCCGGCGGCGCCCCGGCCGGCCGGCCGGGAGATTACGACCTGGTTGTCTCCGCCCTGGTGCCCTACAAACGGATTGACATTGCCGTCCGGGCTTATACGCAGTCGGGGTTTCCTTTGAAAATCGCCGGCGGCGGTCCGGAAAGCCGGAAATTGAAGAGGCTGGCCGGCAAAAACATCGTTTTTCTCGGACGCGTAACCGACGGACAGCTCCTTGAGTTGTACCGCAATTGCCGCGCCCTGGTTTTCCCGGGCGAAGAGGATTTCGGTATTGTGCCGGTTGAAGCCCAGGCCTGCGGCCGGCCGGTTGTGGCTTATGCGCGGGGCGGGGCGTTGGAAACCGTGGCGGACGGCGCGACCGGGGTTTTTTTTGAACAACAGGACGAAAAATCACTGCTGGCGGCCGTGGAAAAATGCGCCGCCGCGCGGTGGGACGCGGAGGTTATCCGGGCAAACGCCGCGCGATTCAGCGGGCAGAATTTTATTGCGGGGTTGCGGGCCAATATCATGAAATGTCTGGAGGGATAA